GATCCATCAGTTCCGTCTCTTCTCCCTTCCCGATGCGATGGTTGAGAGAAAGCGATCGCCTTCTAAGTTGCAACAACTGACGCAACTGCGAAGCCTCAATATCTAAAGATTGCGCCAATTCCTCTTCTGTCGGATTGCGATGCAGTTCTTGCTTGAGTTCTCGCTGCGCTTTTTTGAGCTTATTTAACTTCTCGACAATGTGAATTGGCAATCGAATCGTGCGCGCATCGTTAGCGATTGTCCGCGTGATTGCTTGCCGAATCCACCAATAGGCATAGGTAGAAAACTTATAACCTTTGTCGGGATCAAACTTTTCTGTAGCGCGATTTAATCCCAGCGCCCCTTCCTGAATTAAATCGAGGAATTGAACACCTCGGTTCAAATATCGTTTAGCAATAGAAACAACTAATCTCAGGTTCGAGCGAATCATCTTCCGTTTCGCCACCCGTCCGCGATACAGTTGATGTTCCATCTGCCGTTCCGAAAGCCCATCTGCTGCCGCCAGTTCTGCTTTCGTGGGAGCGCGATCCAACTCTTTTTGTAATTTTTCTTGGAGCGCTTCTATCTTGACTAAATATTGGACGCGATGGGCTAACTCGACTTCTTCATCTGGTTTCAGAAGGGGATAGCGTGCCATCTCCTTAAAAAACGCTCCTACAGTATCATCGGAGACAGTTTTGCGGTATTCAGAGGGGCGACCACCGGCTAATTTATCAATTTCGTCTGAAATTTCATCTTCAACACTGACGATTTCTATTTCAGTGGTTTCTTCCATTTGCTGGTCGGTAATATCTACAAAATCCCGATCGGATGTAGATTCCACGTCGCTTCGGTTCAAGTCAGCAATATTCATAGCAAGGTCTGAGTCGGTATTGGATAAAGCGAGTTGATGGGAACGGATGCTCTCTTTGTACATATCCATGACGGACTGAAGACAGGCTCTACGAGCATAGACTCAAGGGTCAACTTTATTTTTACTGTCTGCATTCTTTGCTAATTTTGAGCTTCATTTATCCGCTCGTGGCAACACCAGATCGGGTACCCACTTTGGAACACTCAAAATTTATTCAACCTTTCAATTTACAAATAGCTTTTTAAGGCTACCAGAAAATAGTTTTTTGATTGTTTTCCTGATTACATTTCTCGATTCCAGAATCTAGAAGCGCTTTAGATTGGGTATGCGTCTTAAGAAAAAATCAGGAAACATGAAGGTGATGCCCTAGTCTATTAGAAGCTTGCCGTCAGCTGTGATGCCGTAGATAAATTTCAATTAAATTAAACTTAAATCAATGCCAAGTCTGGGGTTTCTTTCCATTTTTTCTGGCTCCTAATTAAGGAAAGTTTAAAGTTTTTTAAATTTCCCATGCTATTCACACAGGATCTCATATACTTGTGAGCTTTCCTCTCTATCGATAGGGAGAAAGTAGGCATCCGCGCTCTGCACAATAGATAGAGGATAGCAAGTATACTCACATACAAGCATCCAAGCGAGACATTTGTATCCTAACTTCTATCCTCTTGGTTGCGACCTCGGATGTTGTTGAATTTCAAGTCTCTCAAGCGTCTACAGCCAGCTAAAATTAACAGGTCTACAGTAAGCGACAAGCATGGCGGTCTGGAAAGCTGGCTGTAGTATCCGGCTGCCAAGGGAGAGGGGGAATATGTCGTTAAATCCCAATGTCGGGCGTTCGGGCATTGTGCTGGAGAGTAGAGCATCCTACGACCAGTCTGATTCTGGACAGAATCGATGGATAGAAGTGCTGGTGGATTGTCCAGAAGCAGAAGCGCAGAAGCGGTTGTATACCTATCGGTTGCCTGCCCAGTTGCAAGTGCAGCCGGGGGATATTCTGAGCGTACCGTTTGGGGCGCAAGTTTTGGGAGCGATCGCGATTCGGATTTGCGATGCACCGCCGCCAGATTTGAACCCAGCCAAAATTCGGGATGTAGAGGATGTAGTCAGTGCTGGGTTTTTCCCGCCGACCTACTGGCAACTGCTGAACCAAGTCGCCCAATACTACTACACCCAGCTGATTCAGGTGATTCGAGTCGCGCTACCGCCGGGATTACTGGGGCGATCGCAGCGTCGCCTCCGGCTTGCCCAAGGCGAAGGCGAAAACGGGGGACAAGCGGGAAGTGCCCATTACCTGAGTCCCACTGCCTGTAAGATTCTGGAACTTCTGCAAGCTCAACCCTCTGGAGACTACAGCTTCGTCTACCTCCAGCGTCAAGTTAAAGGAGCCTATCGATCGATCCGGGAGCTATTGCGGCTCAAGTTAGTCGAAAGTTACCTGGAACCGCCCAGAACCCAGCGACCGAAGTTACAGAAAGCCGTGACGCTGGTTGTCGATGTTTTTCCCCTCGACTTAACGCAGCGCCAACGGGAAATTTTGGAAGTGCTGCGGCGGCGCGGCGGCGATTTGTTGTTAACGGAGTTGCTGCAAATCTGCAACGCCAGTTCATCCACCATCAAGACGCTGGAGCAAAAAGGCTGCGTGGTTATTCAAGAACGGGAGATGTTGCGGACTTCCGCAGAACCGCTCTTGGCTGGGGATCAACCGAAAGCATTAACACCGGCTCAATCTGAGGCGCTAGAAGCGATCGCGTCTTTATCCGGTTTTGCGAAGGTGCTGTTGCACGGAGTCACGGGTTCCGGGAAGACAGAGGTGTATTTACAAGCGATCGCCCCCATCTTAGAACGGGGACAATCCGCCCTCGTCCTCGTCCCGGAAATTGGTTTGACACCCCAACTCACCGACCGATTTCGCGCCCGTTTTGGCAACAAAGTCTGCGTCTATCACAGCGCCCTTTCCGATGGCGAACGCTACGACACTTGGCGGCAAATGCTGGCGGGTGCAGCCCAAGTTGTGATTGGCACCCGTTCAGCTATCTTTGCCCCACTGCCACGCCTAGGGCTAATCGTGTTGGATGAGGAACACGACTCCAGCTTCAAGCAAGACCAACCCGCACCCACTTATCACGCCCGTACGGTCGCTACTTGGCGTGCTGAGTTGGAAAACTGCCCCCTCGTTTTAGGTTCCGCTACTCCTTCCCTAGAAACCTGGATAAATATTACGAGTCCGGAGTTAACCGCTTCAACTCAAAACTCAGACGCGATGAATCGCGTCTCTCCAACTCAAAACGCGCTTACCCATTACCTCTCATTGCCAGAACGCATCCAATCGCGCCCGCTACCGCCGGTAGAAGTGGTGGATATGCGCCAAGAGTTGCAGCAAGGGAATCGCTCAATTTTTAGCCGATCGCTTCAGGAAGGCTTACAGCAGCTGCAAGATCAGGGGAAACAGGGAATTTTATTTATCCATCGGCGGGGACATAGTACTTTTGTTTCTTGTCGCAGCTGTGGGTATGTGATTGAGTGTCCTCACTGCGATGTTTCGCTGTCGTATCACCACACCCATGAAGAAGCCGCTGAATTATTGAGGTGTCATTACTGTAATTTTGTGCGATCGCATCCTCAATCCTGCCCCGAATGCGGTTCTCCCTACCTGAAATTTTTTGGCAGCGGCACCCAGCGAGTCGCCCAAGAATTAGCGCAGCAGTTCCCTCAGTTGCGCTATATCCGGTTTGATAGTGACACCACTCGCACCAAAGGCGCTCATCGCACGCTGCTGACACGCTTTACCAACGGAGAAGCCGACTTATTAATTGGGACTCAAATGCTCACCAAAGGGCTAGATATATCCCAGGTGACACTGGTGGGAGTGGTTGCTGCTGATGGGTTGCTGCATCTCCCCGACTATCGGGCATCCGAGCGAGCATTTCAAACCCTAACTCAGGTGGCAGGTCGTGCCGGTCGCGGCGACGATCCCGGTCGAGTCATTATTCAAACTTACTCCCCGGAACACCCAGTCATTCAGGCAGTACGGCGACATCAGTATCAATCTTTCATCGAGACAGAGTTAGAACAACGAGAGGCGCTGAATTATCCCCCCTACGGGCGTCTTATTTTGTTGCGGCTAAGCAGCACCGATGCCGCAGAAGTGCAGGAAACTGCTGAGATGCTAGCTG
This DNA window, taken from Coleofasciculus sp. FACHB-T130, encodes the following:
- a CDS encoding RNA polymerase sigma factor, RpoD/SigA family, translating into MNIADLNRSDVESTSDRDFVDITDQQMEETTEIEIVSVEDEISDEIDKLAGGRPSEYRKTVSDDTVGAFFKEMARYPLLKPDEEVELAHRVQYLVKIEALQEKLQKELDRAPTKAELAAADGLSERQMEHQLYRGRVAKRKMIRSNLRLVVSIAKRYLNRGVQFLDLIQEGALGLNRATEKFDPDKGYKFSTYAYWWIRQAITRTIANDARTIRLPIHIVEKLNKLKKAQRELKQELHRNPTEEELAQSLDIEASQLRQLLQLRRRSLSLNHRIGKGEETELMDLLEDGDNQSPEEQMSEAMMRQEIWEVLGDVLTDREKDVISLRYGLTSSEPYTLEEVGCLFNLSRERVRQIQSKAMRKLRRPQVAKRLKGWLT
- the priA gene encoding primosomal protein N', with the protein product MSLNPNVGRSGIVLESRASYDQSDSGQNRWIEVLVDCPEAEAQKRLYTYRLPAQLQVQPGDILSVPFGAQVLGAIAIRICDAPPPDLNPAKIRDVEDVVSAGFFPPTYWQLLNQVAQYYYTQLIQVIRVALPPGLLGRSQRRLRLAQGEGENGGQAGSAHYLSPTACKILELLQAQPSGDYSFVYLQRQVKGAYRSIRELLRLKLVESYLEPPRTQRPKLQKAVTLVVDVFPLDLTQRQREILEVLRRRGGDLLLTELLQICNASSSTIKTLEQKGCVVIQEREMLRTSAEPLLAGDQPKALTPAQSEALEAIASLSGFAKVLLHGVTGSGKTEVYLQAIAPILERGQSALVLVPEIGLTPQLTDRFRARFGNKVCVYHSALSDGERYDTWRQMLAGAAQVVIGTRSAIFAPLPRLGLIVLDEEHDSSFKQDQPAPTYHARTVATWRAELENCPLVLGSATPSLETWINITSPELTASTQNSDAMNRVSPTQNALTHYLSLPERIQSRPLPPVEVVDMRQELQQGNRSIFSRSLQEGLQQLQDQGKQGILFIHRRGHSTFVSCRSCGYVIECPHCDVSLSYHHTHEEAAELLRCHYCNFVRSHPQSCPECGSPYLKFFGSGTQRVAQELAQQFPQLRYIRFDSDTTRTKGAHRTLLTRFTNGEADLLIGTQMLTKGLDISQVTLVGVVAADGLLHLPDYRASERAFQTLTQVAGRAGRGDDPGRVIIQTYSPEHPVIQAVRRHQYQSFIETELEQREALNYPPYGRLILLRLSSTDAAEVQETAEMLAAGLASNTPQRDSSSDAHPTSPVYEVLGPAPASILRVANRYRWQIMLKFAPNSLPELPDFNELRLLCPSSVSLTIDVDPLNLM